A region from the Medicago truncatula cultivar Jemalong A17 chromosome 6, MtrunA17r5.0-ANR, whole genome shotgun sequence genome encodes:
- the LOC25495407 gene encoding disease resistance protein RUN1 — MSKSSSSNVLSREPEIARIHDVFLSFRGKDTRASFTSHLYAALQKAGIKVFIDDNELQRGYHISSSLSRAIEQSQISIIVFSKNYADSRWCLNELVKIMNCRKNIGQVVVPVFYRVDPSEVRNPRGKFGIAFQRLLKKVPKKEKLVLSWKKALREAANIAGFPIVKSGNESEDVKGIVDNISHLLNKTDLFIANNPVGIESRVKDVIQQLHIQPKGVLLIGMWGMGGIGKTTIAKAIYNKTGRNFEGRSFLANIRENGKKNAGLMGLQEQLLFDICKERTIKIPNIELGKSMLKDKLSHTRVLVVLDDVNTLDQLNTFCASREWFGSGSIIIITTRDMHLLKGRVDKIFEMPIMNESESIELFSWNAFKRACPTKDFVRISKNVVEYSEGLPLALEVLGSYLFNKTESEWELVLETLKRIPYDQVQKKLRMSYDGLNHAEKEIFLHIACFFVGMDQNDVILLLNDCGLSAEIGISVLVARSLVTVDDKNMLGMHGQLRDMGRGIVCEESPRRPEKRSRLWDQEDVIDVLSRQTGKKGILGLALKLPTTNAKCFSTKAFEKMKRLRFLQLAEVKLDGDFEYVSRDLTWLSWNGLSDIPTNFFRENLVSIELENSNLEVLWKKSMRMEKLKILNLSHSHYLTQSPDFSNTPNLQKLVLKDCPLLSEVSPSIRHLNKILLINLEDCISLCSLPKSIYKLKSLKTLVLSGCLKIDKVEEDFEKMESLTTLLANNTSITTIPLSIRMENLKNLNLSHSHRLTNIPDFSCLPNLEKLVLKDCPMLSEVSPSIGHLNKILLINLEDCIGLGNLPRSIYKLKSLKTLILSGCLKIDKLEEDLEQMESLTTLLANNTSITTVPFSVVRSKSIGYISLCGFEGSSHDVFPSIIRSWMSPRNNIHLLPTSIIPMAFPSDVPHSSSQELSSFSQYLPSLRSLWVQFSSELQLSHEAAIILDALYATNYKELELTAVTSQISNHFLKSLLIQIGMNCEVTDILKEIILQKIDVGGCFLPGDSYPDWLTFNSEGSSVTFEVPQVEERQLTSLMCIVYTSTPDNVTSSGLKNVLVKNYTKATIQIYKSETLVSFEDKEGQRLVSSIEPGNKVEIVFVFENDFTVEKTVVYLVYDAQDFNVIACRGDENECSLKNFSTEDDPADDFNQNRKKKNQVE, encoded by the exons ATGTCTAAGTCTTCCTCATCAAATG TGCTTTCACGTGAGCCAGAAATAGCAAGGATCCATGACGTGTTCTTAAGTTTTAGAGGGAAAGATACTCGTGCTTCCTTCACTTCACATCTGTATGCTGCTCTTCAAAAGGCTGGAATTAAGGTTTTTATAGACGATAATGAGCTTCAAAGAGGATATCACatttcatcatcattatcacGAGCAATTGAACAATCTCAAATTtctataattgttttttcaaaaaattatgcTGATTCGCGATGGTGTTTGAATGAATTGGTGAAAATAATGAATTGTCGTAAAAACATAGGACAAGTGGTTGTGCCAGTGTTCTACCGTGTAGATCCCTCTGAAGTGCGTAATCCGAGAGGAAAGTTTGGAATAGCTTTTCAACGTCTTTTGAAGAAAGTTCCAAAAAAGGAGAAATTGGTGCTAAGTTGGAAAAAGGCTCTTCGTGAGGCAGCAAACATCGCAGGGTTTCCAATAGTGAAGTCCGG gaaTGAAAGTGAGGATGTCAAAGGTATTGTTGACAACATTTCACATTTGCTTAACAAAACAGACTTGTTTATTGCGAATAATCCAGTGGGAATTGAATCTCGAGTGAAAGATGTGATTCAACAGCTACACATCCAACCAAAGGGGGTTCTGCTAATAGGGATGTGGGGCATGGGGGGGATCGGAAAAACAACAATTGCAAAAGCCATTTACAATAAGACTGGCCGCAATTTTGAAGGCAGGAGCTTCCTCGCAAATATTAgggaaaatggaaagaaaaatgCTGGACTCATGGGTTTACAAGAACAACTTTTATTTGATATCTGCAAAGAAAGAACAATCAAGATACCAAACATTGAGTTAGGAAAAAGCATGTTAAAAGATAAACTCAGCCATACAAGAGTACTTgttgtacttgatgatgtgaaTACATTAGACCAACTTAATACTTTCTGTGCAAGTCGTGAATGGTTTGGCTCAGGGagtataataataatcacaacCAGAGATATGCATTTACTTAAAGGGAGAGTTGACAAAATATTCGAAATGCCAATAATGAATGAAAGTGAGTCAATCGAGCTTTTTAGTTGGAATGCATTCAAGCGAGCGTGTCCTACAAAAGATTTTGTTAGAATTTCCAAAAATGTAGTTGAATATTCTGAGGGATTGCCGCTAGCTCTTGAAGTCCTTGGGTCTTATTTGTTTAATAAGACGGAATCAGAGTGGGAACTTGTATTGGAGACACTCAAAAGAATTCCTTATGATCAAGTGCAGAAGAAGTTAAGGATGAGTTATGATGGTTTAAATCATGCTGAGAAAGAAATATTCCTTCACATTGCTTGTTTCTTTGTCGGGATGGACCAAAATGATGTTATACTTTTATTAAATGATTGCGGACTTTCTGCAGAAATTGGAATAAGTGTCCTTGTTGCTCGAAGCCTTGTGACTGTTGATGATAAGAACATGCTTGGAATGCATGGTCAGCTGCGAGATATGGGAAGAGGAATCGTTTGTGAGGAATCACCAAGGAGGCCTGAGAAACGTAGTAGGTTGTGGGATCAGGAGGATGTGATTGATGTATTATCAAGACAAACT GGAAAAAAAGGTATTTTGGGACTGGCTTTGAAATTGCCTACAACTAATGCAAAATGTTTTAGTACTAAAGCATTTGAAAAGATGAAGAGACTCAGATTTCTTCAACTTGCTGAGGTAAAACTTGATGGAGATTTTGAATATGTTTCGAGAGATCTAACATGGCTGTCATGGAATGGATTAAGCGACATCCCTACAAACTTCTTTCGAGAAAATTTAGTTTCCATCGAGTTAGAGAATAGCAATTTGGAAGTTCTGTGGAAGAAGAGCATG AGGATGGAGAAGCTAAAAATTCTCAATCTTAGCCATTCGCACTATCTCACACAAAGCCCTGACTTTTCAAACACGCCTAATCTTCAAAAACTAGTACTCAAAGATTGCCCACTGTTGTCTGAGGTTTCACCTAGCATCAGACATCTCAATAAAATTCTTCTGATAAACTTGGAAGACTGCATTAGCCTATGTAGCCTCCCAAAAAGCATCTATAAGTTGAAATCTTTGAAAACTCTCGTTCTTTCTGGTTGTTTAAAGATTGACAAGGTGGAAGAGGACTTCGAGAAAATGGAATCTTTAACCACTCTTCTTGCAAATAACActtcaataacaacaataccCTTATCAATA AGGATGGAAAATCTGAAAAATCTCAATCTTAGTCATTCTCATCGTCTGACAAACATCCCGGACTTTTCATGCTTGCCTAATCTTGAAAAGCTAGTACTCAAAGATTGTCCAATGTTGTCTGAGGTTTCTCCTAGCATTGGACATCTCAATAAAATTCTTCTGATAAATTTGGAAGATTGTATTGGCCTAGGTAACCTCCCAAGAAGCATCTATAAGTTGAAATCTTTGAAAACTCTCATTCTTTCTGGTTGTTTAAAGATTGACAAGCTGGAAGAGGACTTGGAACAGATGGAATCTTTAACCACTCTGCTTGCAAATAATACTTCAATAACAACAGTGCCCTTTTCGGTAGTTAGGTCGAAGAGCATTGGATATATTTCTTTGTGCGGATTTGAAGGATCCTCGCATGATGTGTTTCCATCTATTATTCGGTCTTGGATGTCACCAAGAAATAATATCCATCTATTACCAACATCTATAATTCCCATGGCATTTCCTTCAGATGTACCACACAGTAGTTCTCAGGAACTATCATCGTTTTCCCAGTACCTACCAAGTCTTCGAAGTCTTTGGGTGCAGTTCAGCTCAGAACTTCAACTTTCTCATGAGGCAGCAATAATTTTGGATGCTTTGTATGCCACAAATTATAAGGAGTTGGAACTAACGGCAGTTACATCACAAATATCAAACCATTTCTTGAAGTCTCTTTTAATTCAAATTGGAATGAATTGCGAAGTCACTGATATTCTGAAAGAGATAATTTTACAG AAAATAGATGTTGGTGGTTGTTTCCTTCCCGGTGATAGTTATCCAGATTGGTTAACCTTTAATTCTGAAGGTTCTTCTGTAACTTTTGAAGTCCCTCAAGTGGAAGAGCGTCAATTGACGTCATTGATGTGCATTGTCTATACTTCAACCCCAGATAATGTAACATCTAGTGGCCTTAAAAATGTGTTGGTGAAAAATTACACAAAGGCTACCATTCAAATCTATAAGAGTGAGACATTAGTTTCCTTTGAAGATAAGGAGGGGCAGAGGTTAGTATCAAGTATAGAACCCGGAAACAAAGTGGAGATCGTTTTTGTTTTCGAGAATGATTTCACTGTGGAGAAGACAGTAGTATATCTGGTATATGATGCACAAGATTTTAACGTCATTGCTTGTAGAGGTGATGAAAATGAATGCTCTCTAAAGAACTTCTCTACTGAAGACGATCCCGCAGATGACTTCAATCAGaacagaaagaagaaaaatcaagtaGAATGA